The Rhodobacter sp. CZR27 genome includes a window with the following:
- a CDS encoding MBL fold metallo-hydrolase produces the protein MEERPVPGACVWLEPGLRRVLAPNPSPMTHWGTNSYILGEGEVAVIDPGPDLPAHRDALLAALRPGERISVILVTHAHRDHSPLALPLAALVRTEVLAFGPADAGRSPRMAELAAEGIGGGEGVDAGFAPHRCLSDGERVCGPDWEIEALHTPGHFGNHLCFAWGDRCFSGDHAMGWASSLVSPPDGDMGAYMASLERLARRPWRVLHPGHGAPVTDPAHRLAWLASHRREREASLLATLAQGPATLKDLTGRVYADTPSELLPAAARNLLAHLIHLTERGAVTAGPGTLEDAIYTMLDDDRRR, from the coding sequence ATGGAGGAGAGGCCGGTCCCCGGAGCCTGCGTCTGGCTGGAGCCCGGGCTGCGGCGCGTGCTGGCGCCCAACCCCTCGCCCATGACGCACTGGGGAACAAACAGCTACATTCTGGGTGAGGGCGAGGTCGCCGTGATCGATCCCGGCCCGGACCTTCCCGCGCATCGCGATGCGCTTCTTGCGGCGCTCCGGCCCGGCGAGCGGATCTCGGTGATCCTGGTCACCCATGCCCATCGCGACCACAGCCCCCTCGCCCTGCCCCTCGCCGCCCTCGTGCGGACCGAGGTCCTCGCCTTCGGCCCGGCCGACGCCGGACGTAGCCCCCGGATGGCGGAGCTTGCGGCCGAGGGCATCGGCGGCGGGGAAGGAGTCGACGCCGGATTCGCGCCGCACCGCTGCCTCTCCGACGGCGAGCGCGTCTGTGGTCCGGACTGGGAGATCGAGGCCCTGCACACGCCCGGCCACTTCGGAAACCACCTCTGCTTCGCCTGGGGTGACCGCTGCTTTTCCGGCGACCACGCCATGGGCTGGGCATCGTCCCTCGTCTCTCCCCCGGATGGCGACATGGGCGCCTACATGGCCTCGCTGGAGCGGCTGGCGCGGCGACCGTGGCGCGTGCTTCATCCGGGCCACGGCGCGCCCGTGACGGATCCCGCGCACCGGCTCGCCTGGTTGGCCTCCCACCGCCGCGAGCGGGAAGCCTCGTTGCTCGCCACGCTCGCCCAGGGCCCTGCGACCCTCAAGGATCTGACGGGCCGGGTCTATGCCGACACCCCGTCCGAGCTGCTTCCCGCCGCCGCGCGCAACCTCCTCGCCCATCTGATCCACCTTACGGAGCGGGGGGCAGTGACCGCCGGCCCGGGGACGCTGGAGGACGCGATCTACACGATGCTCGACGACGACAGGCGAAGGTGA
- a CDS encoding DNA-binding transcriptional regulator — MNPAQCRAARALIGMTQPELAAAASVGLSTIVDFEKDRRKVAGPSTDAIRAALEAAGVEFIPENGGGAGVRLKKAGS, encoded by the coding sequence ATGAATCCAGCACAATGCCGGGCGGCACGCGCCCTTATCGGGATGACGCAGCCAGAGCTTGCCGCGGCCGCATCTGTCGGCCTTTCCACGATTGTTGACTTCGAGAAGGATCGGAGGAAGGTTGCCGGGCCGTCGACGGACGCGATCCGGGCAGCATTGGAGGCGGCCGGCGTCGAGTTCATCCCAGAGAACGGCGGCGGCGCAGGCGTGAGGTTGAAAAAGGCCGGTTCCTAA
- a CDS encoding type II toxin-antitoxin system PemK/MazF family toxin, with amino-acid sequence MVKERLAVVVSPRLPHRDGLCTVVPLSTTASRSGIRYQCRVELPMPAPAPYAGTIKWAKCDMLATLSYTRMQLPFTGRDRTTGKRKYLQIVLEAEQMAKVRTAMLHALGLESLTEKD; translated from the coding sequence ATGGTCAAAGAGCGTCTCGCCGTTGTCGTTTCCCCTAGACTGCCGCATAGGGATGGGCTGTGTACCGTTGTTCCACTGAGTACCACGGCGTCGCGCTCAGGCATTCGGTACCAGTGCCGTGTTGAGTTGCCGATGCCCGCTCCCGCCCCCTACGCAGGGACGATCAAATGGGCAAAATGCGACATGTTGGCGACCCTTTCGTATACCAGGATGCAACTTCCCTTCACCGGCAGAGACAGGACCACCGGAAAACGAAAGTATCTTCAGATCGTTCTTGAAGCCGAGCAGATGGCGAAGGTGCGAACGGCGATGTTGCACGCTCTCGGACTGGAATCCTTGACAGAGAAGGACTGA